The genomic window CGCCTTGCAGTGGTGGATAGTTGACTGCTGCTGATCTCAATACTGCTTGATCAAATGAAGGGATTTTCTCAGTCAGGAGATCGTCTTCTGCTAAAAGTTTGTTAAATTCCCTAGCTAGTCGATGAATTTTACCATCTACCTCTAAAAGGAAATTTACACTGCCTATAGTAACTGGATATTCTCTAAATTTCTCATAAGGCAACCTCAGTTGTGTCACTGTGCCTTGGTGGGATTCAGATGTGTCGTATTGGGCTGCTAAGGTGATTTTGCTCCCGTATTTTTTTAATGCTGCTTGCAATTGGCGATCATCGTCTGTACCATAAGTACCAGGCGTATCAAAAACTACGTCTAAAGCCACAGAACGCGCTCCCGCCTGCATTAATTTTTCAATTACTTGGGCATAAGCGGCACGTTTAAACGGGAATGATCTCAGTGGTTCTAGGTAGGCATAAGTGTGTGGATCTGTCTTATAGTACTGTTCGGGTAATGATATTGACTGATCATCAATTGCTAAAATTACAATATCTTCTGGCGGTACAAGCGACCCCCGCATTTGCCAAAATGTTGATATGGCTTGATTTTCCAACCATTGAGCCACAGCTACACCTGAAGTTACTACCAGAAATGCCCCCATTGCAGCAACAATGTTGAGCAGATTACCCAGTGCTATGATGCGTTGTGACTGGCGTAACGATGCAGTGATAGTTGCTTTTGAGGGTTTAGTTGACGCTATATTGGCAGTAGATACATATTTTTTATTTGAGGTCGATGTAGGTTCTTCTGCCATATCATGTTAATAAGTTTACGTACAACTGTTTGATTTATTTTGTCCCACTTATACTACAAACACATTGAAATATTACTTAAAATGATTAGCTTATACATTTGTAATATAACTTTAATTATTCATCGAACTCTAGTCAGAGAGCTTTTAACACCAACACTCCCAAAAATTTCTTTGTGAGTGAGATCCAAGTATTGTGTACCAATGATTTGAGTGGGAAATATGCCGACTCATCCCTTGGTTATGGCTAGATTATACTCTATACAATCCGCACAGTACAGCTTTTTCAAAGCGTCTACAGTTGACTGCTGATGCAAATATTGTTAATTGCACAACCTATAGATTTTCATTAGTCCCTATCCTCATATCAGACCTATGCCTTACGTCTTTAGAAGTAAACTTCATGACTCTATCCCAAACCATCCTGTTAATCAGTCAATTTTATTGGTAGATTTTGATTACAGGGTAAGTCTTATAGCCTTGGGAGTTAAAATGTCCAATGCCCAGCAAATAAAATTCTAGGGGTCAGATAATTTTATGCTTTGCAAGATGTAAGATAAAAGCTATACATGACAAGCTACTCTTGAGATATTAGCAAATTTATCAAATGAGAATTGCTATAATCTATTGTTCAATCTAAATTCTTTACTATTGTTAGGTGTATTTTTCTATGGGTTCTCCAATGAATCGTCTGTCTATTTTTGTAGACGGAAATAATATGTTCTATGCTCAACAAAAAAATGGTTGGTTTTTTGATCCCAGACGAGTATTAGAATACTTTAAACACGAGCAATCAGAAACAACATTAATCAATGCTTTTTGGTATACGGGCTTAAAAGATCCGCAAGATCAACGAGGTTTTAGGGATGCTCTCATTAGTTTAGGTTATACAGTCAGAACGAAAATCCTCAAAGAATATTATGATGATTCCTCCGGTCGCTACTCCCAAAAAGCTAATTTAGATATTGAAATTGTTGTAGATATGTTTAATACAGTAGATCAGTATGATCGAGTAGTTTTATTCAGTGGTGATGGCGACTTTGAAAGGGCAATTGAACTGTTACGTTCAAAAAATACTCACATTACGGTAGTTTCAACAGAAGGGATGATTGCTAGAGAGTTACGCAACGCTACGGATAGATATATAGACTTAAATGATATTAGAGACAAAATAGAAAAAGCAGAAGGTTAATAGCCTTAGCAATTATTTACAAAGTTAAGACTAGAACAACTAATGTAAGCGATATTAAAAGTAAAACTAAAACGACGAGCCAAAATGACAGATCAAGCAGAAAGAATCATCATTTTTGATACGACACTCCGAGATGGTGAACAGTGTCCAGGGGCGACATTAAACATAGATGAAAAGCTGGCAATTGCTAAACAGTTAGCCCGTCTGGGTGTAGATATCATCGAAGCTGGGTTTGCCTTTGCTAGTCCCGGAGACTTTGAAGCAGTGAGTAAAATTGCTCAAACTGTCGGGACAGAAAATGGCCCAGTTATTTGTAGTTTGGCGAGGGCTAGACATGATGATATTAAAGCCGCAGCCGAGGCGATTAAACCCGCCGCCAAAGGCAGAATACACACCTTTATTGCTACTTCTGATATTCACCTGGAATATAAGCTCAAAAAAACCAGACCGGAAGTAATTGCGATCGCCGAAGAAATGGTAGCCTATGCCAAGAGTTTCACCGATGATGTAGAATTTTCCCCAGAAGATGCCGGGCGTTCTGATCCTGAATTTTTGTATCAAGTTTTAGAGCGAGCGATCGCCGCCGGCGCAACAACAGTTAACATTCCCGATACTGTTGGTTACACCACACCCAGCGAATTTGGGGCAATAATTAAGGGGATTAAAGAAAATGTCCCCAACATCGACCAAGCGATTATTTCTGTTCACGGACACAATGATTTAGGCTTGGCAGTTGCTAACTTCTTAGAAGCCGTCAAAAATGGTGCAAGACAATTAGAATGTACCATCAATGGCATAGGTGAACGAGCAGGAAACGCCGCCTTAGAAGAATTAGTTATGGCCATGCACGTCCGTAGGCAATATTTTAATCCTTTCTTAGGTAGACCAGCAGATTCGGAAGAACCCCTGACAAATATTGACAGCCGTCAAATTTACAAAACATCCCGCCTAGTTTCCAATTTGACGGGAATGTTAGTGCAACCAAATAAAGCAATTGTCGGCGCAAATGCCTTTGCTCACGAGTCAGGAATTCACCAAGATGGAGTTTTAAAAAATAAACTCACCTACGAAATTATGGATGCCAAATTGATTGGCTTAACAGACAATCAAATAGTTTTGGGCAAACATTCTGGGCGTAATGCCTTCCGCACACGGTTAAAAGAATTGGGTTTTGAGCTATCAGAAACCGAACTCAATAAAGCTTTCGTCAGATTCAAAGAAGTAGCCGACAAAAAGAAAGAAATTTCTGATTGGGACTTGGAAGCCATTGTTAACGACGAAATCCAACAAGCCCCCGATTTATTCCGGGTAGAATTGGTACAGGTTTCCTGCGGTAGTAATGCTCAACCCACAGCTACAGTTACCCTCCGCACCCCCACAGGCGAAGAACTTACCGACGCAGCCATTGGGACAGGGCCAGTAGACGCAGTTTATAAAGCAATTAACCGTGTGGTAAATGTACCCAACCAGTTGATTGAATTTTCTGTGCAGTCAGTAACAGGTGGTATAGATGCGATTGGGGAAGTGACTATTCGCTTACGCTATGAATCGAGAGTATTTGCTGGTCATGCAGCCAACACTGACATCATAGTTGCGTCTGCACAAGCATATGTTAATGCCCTGAATCGTTTGTACGCATCTTTGCAAACACAAGAAAAGCAAGAGGAAGTAACCGCATAGAATTAGCACTTTCAAGCAACAAGATGCAAGCATTTCACGCGTTGTTTTGTGTTGTAACTTCATCTTGTTGTTTTAATGGGTATTTACTCATTACTCATTACTTATTACTCATTACTCATTTAATCCTGGGAATACTAAATGTAGTATTTTAGACTTCTCACTATGATTAGTATTCCCGGATATATCCTCACAGAAGAACTATACAATGGTTCTAGAACCCTAGTGTATCGAGCAGTTCGAGAAAGTGACTTATTACCTGTAGTCATTAAACTGCTAAAAAATCCCTATCCCAGTTTCCGGGAATTGGTGCAGTTTCGCAATCAATACACCATTGCTAAAAATCTCCAACTACCTGAGATTATCCAAACTTATAGCTTAGAACCATACCAAAACGCTTATGCTTTGGTAATGGAAGACTTTAGGGGAATATCTATCAAAGAATGGATAAATAAGTACGAAACAAACTTATCTCTGAGTGATTTTTTGTCAATAGCGATCGCACTCTGCAATACTTTAGATATTCTCATGCGCGAGTGCATTATTCATAAAGACATTAAACCTGCCAATATTTTAATTAATCCAGAAACAAAACAAGTTAAATTAATTGACTTTAGTATTGCATCTCTATTACCCAGAGAAACTCAAAGCTTGATGAATCCCAATGTGCTGGAAGGGACATTGGCTTATTTATCTCCCGAACAAACGGGACGCATGAATCGAGGAATTGACTACCGTACAGATTTATATTCATTAGGAATCACATTCTACGAATTACTTACGGGAGAGTTACCATTTCCATCAAATGACCCAATAGAATTGGTACATTATCATATTGCTAAAACTGCACCATTAGCAAATGAAATAAATCCCAACATTCCCTTTATTCTCTCAGAAATTATCAGCAAATTGATGGCGAAAAATGCTGAAGACCGCTATCAAAGTGCGTTGGGATTGAAATATGATTTAGAAAAATGCTTATTTCAACTCAAGGAAATTGGCAGAATTGAAGACTTTAAAATTGCCCAAAGGGATGTGTGCGATCGCTTCATCATTCCCGATAAACTTTATGGAAGGGAAACCGAAGTAACAACTCTATTAAAAGCCTTTGATAGAGTCAGTCAGGGGACAACAGAAATGATGCTGGTTGCTGGGTTTTCCGGGATTGGTAAAACTGTTGTAGTCAATGAAGTTCATAAACCCGTTGTCAAGCAACGGGGTTATTTTATTAAAGGTAAATTTGACCAATTTAACCGCAATATTCCCTTGAGTGCATTTGTGCAAGCTTTTCGCGATTTAATGGGACAATTGTTAACAGAAAGTGATGCTCAAATCCAGGAATATAAGCGTCATATTTTAGCGGCTGTTGGTGAAAACGGACAGGTAATTATTGAAGTTATCCCCGAATTAGAACGCATTATTGGTAAACAACCACTCGCTGTAGAATTATCAGGGAATGCTGCTCAAAATCGATTTAATTTATTATTCCAGAAGTTTGTCCAGGTATTTACAACTAAGGAACATCCATTAGTGATATTCCTAGATGATTTGCAGTGGGCGGATTCTGCATCTTTAAATTTGATGCAGTTGTTGATGAGTGAATCAGCCACAGAATATTTATTATTAATTGGGGCTTATCGAGATAATGAAGTTTCATCTGCCCATCCCTTGATGGTAACTTTAGCAGAAATTATTAAATGTCAAGGTAAAATAAATACTATTACTCTTGCGCCTTTGAGTAATTTTAGCTTAAATCAACTGGTGGCAGATACGCTAAGTTGTTCACCAGTAATTGCTCAAGCACTCACTCAATTAGTATACCAGAAAACCCAGGGTAATCCATTTTTTAGTACCCAGTTCCTCAAGGCATTGTATGAAGATGGATTAATTACATTTGACTGGGATAATAGAAATTGGCAGTGTGATATTAGTGCAGTTAAAGCCTTAGCAATTTCCCATGATGTAGTTGAATTCATGTCACTGCAACTACAAAAACTTCCCCCATCAACACAAAATATTTTGCAGCTAGCTGCTTGTATTGGAAATCAATTTGATTTAAAAACATTAGCTTTGGTTTGTGAACAATCTATAGTAGAAACAGCAACTTGTTTATGGAATGCTTTGCAGTCAG from Nostoc sp. UHCC 0870 includes these protein-coding regions:
- a CDS encoding 2-isopropylmalate synthase, which translates into the protein MTDQAERIIIFDTTLRDGEQCPGATLNIDEKLAIAKQLARLGVDIIEAGFAFASPGDFEAVSKIAQTVGTENGPVICSLARARHDDIKAAAEAIKPAAKGRIHTFIATSDIHLEYKLKKTRPEVIAIAEEMVAYAKSFTDDVEFSPEDAGRSDPEFLYQVLERAIAAGATTVNIPDTVGYTTPSEFGAIIKGIKENVPNIDQAIISVHGHNDLGLAVANFLEAVKNGARQLECTINGIGERAGNAALEELVMAMHVRRQYFNPFLGRPADSEEPLTNIDSRQIYKTSRLVSNLTGMLVQPNKAIVGANAFAHESGIHQDGVLKNKLTYEIMDAKLIGLTDNQIVLGKHSGRNAFRTRLKELGFELSETELNKAFVRFKEVADKKKEISDWDLEAIVNDEIQQAPDLFRVELVQVSCGSNAQPTATVTLRTPTGEELTDAAIGTGPVDAVYKAINRVVNVPNQLIEFSVQSVTGGIDAIGEVTIRLRYESRVFAGHAANTDIIVASAQAYVNALNRLYASLQTQEKQEEVTA
- a CDS encoding LabA-like NYN domain-containing protein, whose product is MGSPMNRLSIFVDGNNMFYAQQKNGWFFDPRRVLEYFKHEQSETTLINAFWYTGLKDPQDQRGFRDALISLGYTVRTKILKEYYDDSSGRYSQKANLDIEIVVDMFNTVDQYDRVVLFSGDGDFERAIELLRSKNTHITVVSTEGMIARELRNATDRYIDLNDIRDKIEKAEG